Below is a genomic region from Staphylococcus carnosus.
CATCTTCACCTACAAAAATGATATTATGACCCGTTGGTCAAAAATCTATACAACAATAATTTCGTTAGTAATTAGTTTGCTCATTAGCATTTGGGGTTTTACAAATGGTGTAACCTCTTTCTTACAAAATGATCGCAAACAAAATCCAGTAGAATATCCTTTTTTTGTAAATTTATTTGATACTGAAAAACAAACATTTTTATCTGGATTTCATATTGTTTTATCATTATTAGTCATTATCGCATTGTTGCAATTTAAATTATATAAGCATTATTATTTCCGCTTATTTGCGATTATGACTTGGATTTTCTTGATTGGCTCTTTCACAAACGGCTTTGATAGCTTTTTCAATGGAATGTCGATTCCGCAAAGGCGCTGGGTATATATGTTGGCATTGAGTGCTGCTATTATCACCGCCTTAATGATTCAACATTTATCCGAATTATCAATAACATCCCTACTGGCTGCTAGTCTTCCAGCTATTGGAATTTTTCTTTATTCCTATCATTTCGCTATAGGCAAATGGCATTGGTGGATGAGTACAGTACTTATTTTTATTCTAATGATTGCACTAGTACTCTTATTAAGAGGTAAACAAAACTTTTGGATAAAAATCCTTTTAGTAAGCTTATTTATCCTTCAACAACTTTGGCTGGCTTGGGATTATAACAATAATATACTTTTTCAATATCAAACTGATCAAAAACAAGTGACTAAGTATGATTATTTTAGTCATCCTCTAAATAAAAAAATAAAAGAGATACAAAAGAAAAACAACAATGATTTAATGCGTATTGATTACATGAGTATATTCGGTTTAAATTCACCATTGATATACGGCTATAATGGTATTTCACTTTATTCTAGTATTTTTGATGGCAACATATTGAAATACTATGATAAAACAATGCAGATTAATATGCCTATTGATAAAAACAGCACGTATCGTTTATTCAATAATCGTGCAAATATGATGGCATTATGGAATGTTACTGACCGCTTTAAAATGGGCTCAGATATGAATATGCCGTATGGTTTTAAACTTCAAGATAAAGTTAAAGACGGCAAAGATGGTAATTTCTTACATTCATCTAATCAAATTCATTATCCAAGCGCTCACATTACAACCAAAACATATAGTATGAAACAACTTAAATCACCTTTAGATCGAGAACAAGCAATGTTGCAAGGTGTAGTATGGGACGGCGCTAAAAAAGGTAATTCTAAATTCAAAAATAATCCTAATTTACTCAGTGATACAACGTCTCATTTAAATCAGGCTAAACAACTCGATAAGAATCATATCAAAGTCACCAAAAATCGAGGCGGCATGACATTACAATTACCATCATCAATTGCTGATAAATATAAAGATATGTATGTTGAAATGGATATTGAACGATTATCACCGTCAGGCGAACATTATGTTAAAGTGAATGAATACCAGCAAAAGCGTAATAGATTAGATTATAAATACAGACGCTTCGTAAGTCCTGTCACTATGAGAGTTAAAGCCTCTCCTGATCTTAATATCCAACTTCCTAAAGGCAAATACCGACTTTCCGTAAAAGGAATATATGGTGAAAACTATCAAACACTGAAACAAGCATCACATGAA
It encodes:
- a CDS encoding YfhO family protein, producing the protein MKSSLSNKLIRFLKIAGVSVVLILIFFLPAFNAVFRHHFVYSGEGDGFRQMMPFQMYLYNHITNLSSFYDISFGLGGDYMKDLAYYYSTSPLTYVNFFFVWIAEHALHMNPHTIEFWPGNQLFFSIFKACLTFIAAYYLMRYYHLKRYTAVIASMLYAASNVMFYFNFTWSFYGDVLIYFPITLLGVEKLFRERKAGTLIFGLSLTLISNFYFSYYEAIIISAYFIYRTIFTYKNDIMTRWSKIYTTIISLVISLLISIWGFTNGVTSFLQNDRKQNPVEYPFFVNLFDTEKQTFLSGFHIVLSLLVIIALLQFKLYKHYYFRLFAIMTWIFLIGSFTNGFDSFFNGMSIPQRRWVYMLALSAAIITALMIQHLSELSITSLLAASLPAIGIFLYSYHFAIGKWHWWMSTVLIFILMIALVLLLRGKQNFWIKILLVSLFILQQLWLAWDYNNNILFQYQTDQKQVTKYDYFSHPLNKKIKEIQKKNNNDLMRIDYMSIFGLNSPLIYGYNGISLYSSIFDGNILKYYDKTMQINMPIDKNSTYRLFNNRANMMALWNVTDRFKMGSDMNMPYGFKLQDKVKDGKDGNFLHSSNQIHYPSAHITTKTYSMKQLKSPLDREQAMLQGVVWDGAKKGNSKFKNNPNLLSDTTSHLNQAKQLDKNHIKVTKNRGGMTLQLPSSIADKYKDMYVEMDIERLSPSGEHYVKVNEYQQKRNRLDYKYRRFVSPVTMRVKASPDLNIQLPKGKYRLSVKGIYGENYQTLKQASHEVTPVKVKKVNSGLEITKPKSAHGYLVLPTAYRNGLYAEINDKKYDVKKANGIMSVIPVKSGQTHISLKYEQPFFKTFMVITFIGIIIAIIWARWLKRKSFKNK